TCCGATATTATGATGGCCTTCGATGAATGCCCGCCTTATCCGGCAGAATATGAGTATGTGAAAAAATCGCTTGAACGCACCACCCGCTGGGCCGAACGCTGCCTCAAGAGCCATGCCCGTCCAAATGACCAGGGGCTGTTCGCCATCGTGCAGGGGGGCATGCATGAGGATCTCCGCCGCCAGAGTGCGGCTGATTTGACTTCCATGGATTTCCCGGGGTATGCTATTGGGGGACTCAGCGTCGGAGAGTCCAAGCAGCTTATGTATGAAGTGCTGGATTACACGGTTCCGCTGCTGCCGCAAGGCAAACCGCGCTATTTGATGGGCGTAGGTTCACCGGATGCGCTGCTGGAAGGGTCAATCCGCGGAATAGACATGTTCGACTGTGTTCTGCCTACCCGCATTGCCCGTAATGGAACAACGATGACCAGTCAGGGGAGACTCGTCGTGCGCAATGCGCAGTATGCCCGTGATTTCGGGCCGCTGGACCCGGAGTGTACCTGTTACACCTGCCGGAACTATTCCCGTGCTTATCTGCGTCATCTGATCAAGGCCGACGAAACCTTCGGCTTGCGGCTGACAACGTACCATAACTTACACTTCCTGCTGGAATTGATGCGTAAAGTGCGTGAAGCCATCATGGAAGATCGGCTGCTTGATTTTCGCGATGAGTTTTTTGCACAATACGGATTATATGATAATCTAAAAGGCTTCTAGAGCGTACGGAGTGTTCATGTTTATTCTTGAAAGGGGGGAAATGATATGTCACAATTTTATATGGCAGCAGGTTCAGGCGGCGGAGGCAGTATTCTGGGTCTAGTAGGTCCTTTTGTACTGATGTTTGTCGTGTTCTACTTCCTGCTGATTCGTCCGCAGCAGAAGAAGACCAAGGCACGCAACGGAATGCTCAAAGCGCTGAAGAAGGGCGATAAGGTAGTTACCATCGGCGGTCTGCACGGAACGATCATGGAGATTTCGGATGACATCGTTATTCTGCGGGTTAATGATGTGACCCGATTGACGTTTGACCGGGGCTCGATCAGTCACGCGGTTGTGGAAGTAGAAGACAAGATGTAATAGTCTCTCTGCCAAATTACATAAAAATCGGCGTTTCTCCTAGGAGAAAACGCCGATTTTTTTATATAATGCTTATCAATTGCTGGCACTACCGTGTATTCGTGACCCGGCCCCGCACTCTAAGGCCCTGTTCCCCGCTGCGCAGGGTAAGCTTGGCAAGCGGTACGGCGATAGCCGTGGACAGCACAGCCAGCAAAGTGCCGCCAATCATGTCGGTCAGCCAGTGAATGCCAAGATAGAAGATTCCAAACACGATAATAACAGCTGAGATTGTACTGATCACCATCCAGCGGCGGTTGCCGGAGCGGTAAGCGAGCAGGGCCATGGATACGGAAATAGCGGTATGCAGGCTCGGGAAGCAGTTATTGAGACCGGATAGCGGCCGGTATTCCTGTTCAAACTTCGGGAAAACATCAAGCATGACAAACCGTACCCCTGCAGGCGCATAGGACCATACCTCGTTAACCGGAAAGTACAGATAGAACGGAATAGCGATAGCATAGGTTAAAATAATGGTGTAGCAGGTCGCATAGAGGATCACACGGTTTTTGTCCAGCAGATAGACCCCGAGCGAGGCCGCCAGCACGGCCTGCAGCATGAAGATATAGAAGAAGACAATTACCGGTGTCAGCCAGGGAGCGTAGAATAGCTCTTGAACCATCCGGACGAAATGCCCCTCCAGGCCGAAGATAAAGCCGGTGTAATCTGCGGTCAGCCGCATCTTCTCTTCGATCTGCAGCTCATATTTATTCAGGGCAAGAATGCTGAACATTCCTATAATAATGAGTGTAAATTTATAGGACCGCAGCAGCTCTCTCCCGATTTCAACTAAGGCCATCAGCGGATTGCGCCCTGCGCCGATCCAGATTAGGATTACAACAATGGCTACGGTATACACAACTACAAGATTCATGGACTGGTACAGCAAAGCATTCGAAGCCTCCTTGATAATCACTCTTATGAAGTCAGATATAGGTAGTGTACCATATTTTCAAGGGAAGGTTTCAAATTTCGAAAATTATATTAATTAGGATTTTTGTAAATTAACTCCAAACATTCCTCCAAGTGCGCTGATGCCTGCAGCCGCCAGAACCCACAGGAAGTCCATTCCTCCCGGTGAACTGTCAAGCGCGAGAAATCCGATCAGGAGCACAGCCAGTCCGTATAACATGCCTGTGAGTCCTCCTTGGTACCAGCCTCTGCGGATGGCTCTGCTGCCTGCGGTGAGGCCTCCGAATGCGGCAGCGACGCCGTGTACAATGTAGGTGTACATCGTGAGGTCCTGTTCCTGCAGTCCGCTGCCCCAGAGCAGGAGGGAAAGGATGAACGCACCCAGCATCATCCACAGGAACGAGCGGATTAAACCCGATAATACCGGACTAGATATTTTCCATGAGAATAGACGCCTGATCAGAGACATGGTAAAACCCCCTAAAAGTTTGTTAACCAAGATACTAATTATTGTATGGGGAGGCTTGCCCCAATAGTACAAGAATAGGCGGGATGACTTTTACCAGTAATTAAGCAGCAGCTTTCCGAATGTTCCCTAGGAGGTCAGGTCAGAATAGGGTTACATTAATCCGCCTATACGGTGGAGTAGCGGAAGGGGAGCGAAGAGAATATGTTCCAGCATATTACGACCCATGTCTTTCTCACCGTGCTGATGTATATCTTCATTTTCCTGAGCATGCGCATCATGGGCAAACGCGAAATCGGCAAGCTGTCTGTATTTGACCTGACCATTTCCATCATGATTGCCGAGATCGCTGTCTTTGTAATTGAGGATATCGAGCGCCCCATCTATGATGGTGTCGTTCCTATGGCGACTCTGGTGCTGATTCAGGTTATCGTCGCACAGCTCAGTCTGAAAAGCCGGAAGCTGCGCTTATTGGTGGATGGCAGACCCAGCATCCTGATTTCGGACGGGAAGATTCACCGGGGCGAAATGCGCAGGCAGCGGTATAACATTGATGATCTGCTATTGCAGCTCCGCGGGCAGAATATTGTCAGTCCCGCTGATGTGGAGTTCGCGATCCTGGAGACAAGCGGGCAGTTAACGGTGATTGAGAAGAATGCCAATGTCACCTCATCCAATCAGTCGGGCAACAGCAGCTCCGGCGCAGAGCGGAAGGAGAAGAACGGCGATAACCAGAAGGACTCCGGCGATGCTGAATCATCCGGCGGTGACTCTGCTTCTGTGAAGCTGCCGAAGCATAAGATCCGTTATGAAGGTCTGCCGATTCCGCTGATTATGGACGGGAAGGTGCAGGACGGCAATCTGGAGATGATCGGGAAGAACCGTTTCTGGCTTAGAACCCAGATCCGGCAGAAGGGTGTCTCTGATTTCCGGGATGTGTTCCTGTGCTCTGTGGATCATAAGGGGGAGCTCTATATTGCCCCGATTAGTCCCCATAAGGGGAAGCAGACCTAACTGCGCCAGCGTCTAAAAAAGGGCACCCGTTCCAGGTCACGCCTGGAGATCAGCCCGGATAACAGGCAGATGCTTAGATAGATGGCCATGCCACAAGTACCAGCGGCCAGAAATTGTATCCACTGCGACTGTGAGATCGGAACAGATGTATAGACATATGACATCCCGGCGGCCATGATGACCGTAGCGGCCAGGATTTTGAGCGGGTCCGACCAGCGTAAGGACATGGCGGTCAGCTTGACCACACTGTAGCCGTGCAGAAGCGTGACAAGCAGGCTGTTAACCATAATGGCGATGATGGCGCCCAGAATGCCGTATTCGGGACGGGAGGCCAGCAGGAGAATCAGCAGGATTTTGACAACGGCGCCTATCAGTGTATTAATCAGAGCCTTGCCCGGCCGGTCCATGGCCTGGAGGGCTGCCTGCAATGGAGCCTGTACGTAGAGAAACACAGCGAACGGGGCCATCATTCTAAGCATAGGTGCCGTATCCGCCGCATTGCCGTACATTAGTGTACAGAGCGGTACGGCAAGAATATACATAACGGCAGCAAACGGGGCACCGGTCACCATGGCGAGCCGCAGCGCCTGGTGCATTCTTTTATGAATCGTGGGGAGGTCGTTGCGGGCGGCGGCCTCGGATAAGGAAGGGACGAGGGAGACGGCCAGCGAGGAGCTAAGCACACCTGGCAACAGCAGCAGCGGAATCACCATTCCCTGCAGGGAACCATATTGTGCAGTTGCGGCGGCGGCCGCGATTCCGGCAAGCGCGAGGCTACGCACGGTAATAATGGATTCCAGAAGGTAAGAGAATGAGCCGATCAGCCGTCCGGCGGTTACCGGCACAGAAATACCGATCAGACGTTTTAAGACAGGTGTGGTTGTCTGTCCGGGCTCGCTTCCGGCACCGCCTTGTATATTCTGAGCAGTTACATCCACGGAAGGCGGGGGTTCGGACCTGTCTTTTTTGTCGTTAAAATAATATTGTCCCAGCAGGGCCAGCATTCCGGCGATCTCCCCCACAGTCACGCCAAGCATGGCACCTGCAGCGGCAAAGGCGATGCCCTTCGGCAGCAGCATCCAGGAGAACCACAGCATGAAGAAGATCCGGATGACCGATTCCAGCACGGAGGAGAAGGCCGAGGGAATCATGTTCTGCCTGCCTTGAAAGTATCCCCGGTAGATGGATGAGACGGCGACGATGGCGATCATGGGGGTCATGCTGACGAAGGTGTAGTAGACACGCTGGTCCGTCAGAAGAACGCTGGATACCCAGGAGGCGCTGAACAGGGCGACGAAGGTGAACACAATGCCCAGCGATAAGCTGAGGGCAAGGCCGGCTTGCAGAATTTTGCGGGACTGCTCCGGGCGGTTCTCCCCTTCGGCTTCCGCTACCAGCTTAGCAATAGCCAGCGGGATTCCTCCTGTAATTACCGTAATAAGGACAATAAAAAACGGGTATCCGAGCTGGTACAGACCCACCCCCTCAGCGCCGATGATCCGGGGCAGGGCAATCCGGGGAATGAAGCCAAGCATCCGGTTAATGATACCGGCGAGCAGCAGGATGATCGTTCCTTGTATAAAGGTCTGTTTTCTCACAGGGCACTCCTTCTTCCTACATATGAGATGAAACTGCAGGTGAATTACCGCAATTATCAAGCCAGGCTTGTATAAGGATATGCCGGTACCGGTGCGCTGCATGACAAGCATTCTATAGACAAGTTTTTTGGCCGAAAGCAGGAAAGTATGAGCGCAAGGTCGAATACGTACCACTGAGCATACGTAATTGAGGAATCTTTGGAGGTGCCTGCACGTGGAATCGGAACAATGGACATATGACGAGCTTAGTGAAGAGATCGAAGCCATGTGCATCAGCAAAGCGGAGGAATTCCGGCTCCTCGGCTATGAATATGTGACCGGTAAGGATATTTGGGATTGCATCAGCCGCAACTATGCCAAGGAGGGAAGACCTCCCCTGCACAGGCTGGTCAATGACATCTACTCGCTTAAGTCAGGCAGTTATATGACTTATCTGACCTTGGCGGCCTACCGGGGATTGAATTAACGGGGGGATTTGCCAAAAGGAACGATTTTCTTTTGCAAACGGGTACGGGAAGCAGTAAAGTAAGTAAAGAGTGTTCAGACTTGTCCTATCAAACGGAGGTATCCTCGCTGTGCAGCAGAACCTGCCGTTTCTTTGTGTGAATCAAGACACCGTCATTCCTCCTGAATTGACGGTCATTTCGCACGTAGCTATAATAGGAATATTGATGTAATGAAAGGGGAACTAGCTAGAGCATGAAGAGAATGTTGAGCTTTATCATTACCGTGGTCGTTCTAACAGGCGTCATGGTATTTACTACTCCCGGGCTGCTGGACAGAGTCCGTCTGGGTCTTGACCTCAAGGGCGGATTCGAAATTCTGTACCACGCAGAGCCAATGGATACGGGAGGAACTCTGACCCGCGCTTCGCTGCAGAAGACTGCTGAGAGTCTCGAGAAGCGGGCGAATGCACTCGGAACCAGCGAGCCTGAGGTGACCACCGAAGGAACGGACCGCATCCGTCTGAAGATCGCAGGTGTTACCGACGAAGCAGAGGTCCGCAAGAAAATGAAAGAACCCGCAGTTCTCACCTTCCGCAGTGCCAAGGAAGGGGATGCTCCCGGAGTATTCAGTAAGATTGAGCTTGTAGGCAGTGACTTCGTGGAAGGTGCGGCAGAGGTTCAACGCGATCAGCTCAACCGTCCCGAAATCAGCATCTCCATCAAAGACAAGAAGAAATTCGCAGAGATTACTGAGCGTCTGCTGGGTAAGGAACTTGCCATCTACCTGGATGAGAACCTGTTATCTGCGCCTCCAACGGTACGAGCTGTCCTGACCGATGGTAAGGCTTCGATCTCCGGGGGATATACCCTGGATGAAGCCCGTGAGATTGCCGATACGATCAACCTCGGTGCTTTGCCGCTGAAGCTGACAGAGAAATATTCCCAGAGCGTAGGGGCTACACTGGGTAAGCAATCTTTGGATGAGACCGTCAGAGCCGGTATTGTCGGTTCTGTGATTATTTTGATCTTCATGCTGCTTATGTACCGTCTTCCGGGCGTACTGGCCAGCTTCGCGCTGATCCTGCACACCTGGCTGCTGATTCTGGTATTTGTCCTGGCGGACTTTACGCTGACACTTCCCGGGATCGCCGCGTTCATTCTCGGTATAGGGATGGCCGTCGACGCCAATATCATTACCAATGAACGGATCAGGGAAGAAATGCGCAGCGGTAAGGGCATTATGTCTTCCGTCAAAGCAGGGAACAAGACCTCCTTCCGTACAGTTATGGATGCGAATGTAACCACTATTATCGTAGCGGCTGTCATGTTCGCCTTCGGTACTGGTGCGGTCAAAGGCTTCGCGCTGATTCTGATCGTGGAAATTGTACTTAGTATCGTAACAAACCTTTATTTTGCCCACTGGCTGCTGACAGTGCTGGTTAAAGCCGGCGCACTCAACAAGCCGAAGCAATTTGGGGTAAAGGAGAGTGACATCAGTGCGCTTTAAGAAAGAGCTTGATTTCGTACATTTAAGTAAATTCTTCTATATCTTCTCGATTGCCCTTACTGTAGCGGGTCTGGTCTTTCTGGCAACCTTCGGCCTGAACTACAGCGTTGACTTCAAGGCCGGGTCCAATGTAGACGTAGCGCTCTCGAAGAGTGTTACGCTGGCTGAGCTTCAGCCAGCCTTAAAGGATGCGGGCATCGAGCATGAACCCACCATTACCGTCGGCGACAAGCGCGTCAACATCCGCTATGATCAAGAGCTGAGTGATGCACAAAGTGAGACCCTCAAGAAGTCAATCAACAAGATTGATGACAAGGCGTCTTTTGAAATCAATACCGTAGATACCGAGATGGCTAAGGAGCTGGCCCGTAATGCGATCTATTCCGTGCTGCTCTCCAGTATCGGGATTATCATCTATGTAAGTATCCGTTTTGAATGGCGTTTTGCGCTGGCGTCCATTGTGGCACTGCTTCATGACGCATTCATGGTAGTGGCGGTCTTCTCGATCTTCCGTCTGGAGGTTGATATTACCTTCATTGTCGCGGTGCTGACCATTATCGGTTACTCGATTAATGATACGATCGTTATCTTTGACCGGATACGCGAGAATCTGCGCTTCGGCAAGCAGAAGTCGTATGAGGACTTGAAGCACCTGGTTAACAAAAGTGTAATGCAGACACTCATGCGTTCTCTTTATACAGCCTTCACCGTATTTATTGCTGCATTCTTCCTGCTGATTATGGGCGGGGAGTCGATCCGCATGTTCTCGCTGGCCATGGTTATCGGTCTGCTCTTCGGAGCATATTCATCGATCTTCATTGCAAGTCCGCTCTGGCTGCTCCTGAAAAAGAATCAGAAGCCTGCGGCGAAGACCCCGGCCAAAGCCTAATAACCGGTTATTCTGTAAAAGCCGCGTCTGTAGCGACGCGGCTTTTCGGAATCTTCGGGTCAGGGCGTCTTGCTTGATTTCATCATCATGAGTTTACTTGCTAGTGGTAAGGAGGGCCTCGTTATGAATGACAAACCATTACCCCGGAAACAAACTGTTGCCTGGACCGGAATCCTAAGTGATGTTCTGCTCGCTGTAGCTAAGGGAAGTATCGGTTATATATCAGGCAGCAAAGCATTGTTGGGGGATGCAATCTATTCCGGAGCAGATGCCGCTGCCAGAGCGGCAGGGGTGATTCCGTGGAACCTGAAGCAGAGTCACAAGGCGGCAGGCTCAGCGGAACGCGGCCGGACTGCGCAAGGAAGCAGGGAGCCGATGGCGGCTATTCTGTTCTCCGTGCTGATTATTATGGGCGGGCTGCAGGTTGCTTTCTCGGCTATCCGTGATTTGACAAGGGGACATCTGTCGGCACCGGAGGAGTCAGCACTTGTTGCTGTCCTGCTGTGCATTGTGTTCAAAGAGGCTGTATTTCAATACCAGTACCGTTATTTCAAAAAAAAGGGTGACGGCAGTCACGCGGCTTATGCCGACAGCCACCGGTTCAGCCTGTATACATCTATAACTGTATTTATCGGGATTGCCCTGGCCATAACCGGAGGATACTTGAACTGGCATCCTCTGCTCTACATGGACCCCATCGCAGCTCTGTTGACCGGATGTCTGATTCTCCGCAAAGGCTATTCATTAATTGCTTCCTCTGTATACAGCAAGAAGATTCAGGAGCTTCCTTCCGAGGAAGCAGCCAGCTTCATTGAGACGGTTCAGCGGGTACACGGAGTCATCCGGGTGGAGCAGCTCCGGGCGCTGGAGGAAGGCAACTATGTGAATCTGCATGTGAAGATTAGTGTGAATCCGCGGATCAGCGTGATGGAGGCACAGGATATTTCGGAATGCGCAAGGAAGCTGCTGCAGCACCGGTTCGTTCATGTCGGTGAGGTTCATATGGATGTTGTGCCGTATGATCCGGGTTATCCTTATAAAAGCAATCACGAGCTCGTGGACAACGATATTCCCACGCTGCTTCAGTAGTCTGCAAGGTGAGAGAAAGGTGAGCTGTATTGCTTCATTCAAAAACAAGCTGGCAATCTCCGGCAGCCGATTCCGAGCGTATTCAGGAACTGGCCCGGAGCCTTTCTATTTCTCCGCTCCTTTCTTCACTGCTGGTGCAAAGAGGTATGGATACCGCTGACAAGGCGCGAGTATTCATGGATGGAGGAGCGGAAGATAGACATGATCCATTCCTGCTCAAAGGAATGGCGGAAGCGGTGCCGCGGATTCAGAAGGCACTGCAAGAGGAAGAGCATATTCTGGTGTACGGTGATTATGATGCAGACGGGGTATCCAGCACAGCGCTGATGATCTACCTGTTGCGTCATCTCGGCGCCTCCTTTGACATTTATATTCCCCACCGCTCCAATGAAGGCTATGGACTGCATAATCATGCGCTGGACTGGGCGGTCCAGCAGGGTGTATCTCTCGTCATTACGGTTGATACTGGTATCAGTGCCTATCATCAGATTGCCTACGCCTCTGAGCTTGGCATTGATGTTATTGTCACGGACCATCATGAGCCGCCGGAGCTGCTGCCTGAGGCCTATGCCCTGATTAACCCGAAGCTGCCGGACTGCCCGTATCCGTTCAAGGGTCTGGCCGGAGTGGGGGTGGCTTACAAGCTGGCTGAGGCGCTCCTGGGCAGCGAAGTGCCGGAGGAATGGTGTGAGATTGCCGCCATCGGTACCGTAGCTGACCTGATGCCGCTGCTGGGCGAGAACCGCAGTCTGGTGCGCAGAGGCCTCAGCAGCATGCGGAATTCCGCGTTCCCCGGCATCCGGGCGCTGCTCTCGGTGGGCGGTATTGCCATGAACACCGTCAGTGCGGTGAATATCGCCTTCGGGATGGCTCCGCGTATTAATGCCAGCGGAAGACTGGATCATGCAGGCCGGGCTGTTACACTGCTGACCACGGAAGATACGGCAGAAGCTGAGCAATTTGCCGGAGAGCTGGATCTGCTGAACAAGGAACGCCAGCTGGTTGTGGAGCGAATTGTCACCGAAGCCTCGGCCAAGCTGGAGGAGAGAATCAGCCGGAGCGGGCTGCCGGATATTATTGTGCTGGCGGACCAGGGCTGGAATGTCGGCGTAGTCGGCATTGTGGCCTCCAAGCTGCTGGAGCGGTATTACCGTCCGGTCATTATTCTGGACATTCATCCGGAGACCGGGATGTGCAAGGGCTCTGCCCGCTCCATCCCGGGTCTCGATATCTATGCGGCCTTATCCTCATGCGCCGAATTGATGGACCACTTCGGAGGACATCCGGCCGCTGCCGGGATGAGTCTGCCGCAGGGCAAGCTGGAAGCCTTCGATGCTGCGCTGAATAGCTATGCTGCGTCTGTTCTGACACCGGAGGACTTCGTAGCGGTTACAGCTGCGGACGGCGAAGTCTCCATTGCCGATCTGACCCTCCAGGCTGCGCTTGAGCTGGAGCGGCTTGCGCCGTTCGGCATGGCTAATCCGCTGCCAAGATTCATTCTGCGCGGAGCGGTTGTGAAGGAGACAAGGAAGATGGGCCAGGAGGGTAAGCACCTGAAGCTTGTGCTCCAGCAGGACAAGCTGACGATTGAAGCTGTAGCCTTCGGCAAGGGTCCACTGGCTGAGCTGCTGCCGGACGGCACAGCCGTGGATGTACTGGCAGAGCTGTCCGTCAATGAATGGAACGGCTCGCGCAAGCCTCAGCTGATGCTGCAGGATCTGGCGGTGCCGAAGGCGCAGCTGTTCGATCTGCGCGGCGCAGCTGATGCTGTCAAGCAGGCAGCGCATATTCAGGAGCTGCTCCGCACCTATAGCGGCAGCAATCCGGGCCGGAGTGCTGCGGTCTTCCAGAACAGCCGGACGACGCCGCTGCGTGATCTTAAGGGCATGTCCCTCTGGGTATACGATGAGTCTGCCGGGATCTCTGCTGTACATCAGCCGGAAGGCGCGCATGATGAAGAGGGACTGTCGCTGCTCTGTGTGCTGGATATGCCCGAGTCCCCGGAACAGCTGGAAGCGCTGTTTACTGCTTTTCCTGAGGCGGAGAACATTGCCCTGCTGCATTCGATCCGTGACGGGCGTGACCGTCTGCAGGTTCCTACCCGTGATCATTTCAAATTGTTATATAAATGGATTGCCGCAATCGCTGCAGCTCCAACTCCTGAGCATGAAGTGCTGCTGCGGCTCAGCCGCCAGTCGGCGCTTGGTGTGCGTATGGTGAGCAGAATGCTGGATGTATTCGATGAGCTTGACTTCATTGAGCGCAGCGGCGGCACAATTACTTTTGTTCCGCAGCCTGCCGCCAAGAGTCTGAGCACATCAGAGCATTTCGTCAGACTGGGCAAGACGGCGGAGATGGAGCAGTATTTCATGGAAGGCAGCCGCAGTGAATTGCAGGAATTCATGCTGTCACGACGTTTAGGGGCCTCATAACAGCTGTACATGCTGTCACGGTCATTGGTTTGAGTAACTTCAGCGGGGTGATCCCCGCTTACTTTTAGGAGATGATGATGTTGGATTTCAAAAACAATATTCGCGTAATTCCGGATTTCCCCCAGGCAGGAATCAGCTTCAAAGATATTACTACGCTGCTGAAGGACGGCGCTGCATACCGTGCTGCCATCGATGAGCTTAAGGCCCTGGTAGCCCACCTGGAGATCGACGTCATTGCCGGACCGGAGGCGCGCGGCTTTGTAGTGGGTGCGCCGCTGGCTTATGCGCTGGGGGTAGGCTTCGTGCCAATCCGTAAAAGCGGCAAGCTTCCTTATGAGACAATCGAAGTAGGCTATGATCTGGAATACGGCAAGGATACCCTTGCTGTGCATACCGATGCGATCAAGCCAGGCCAGAAGGTGCTGATTGCGGATGATCTGCTGGCTACAGGCGGTACGATTGCTACTTCTGTTAACCTGGTAGAGCAGCTTGGCGGCCAGGTGGTCGGCGCTGCATTCCTGATCGAATTGACAGCTCTGTCCGGACGGGACAAGCTGTCCGATATTGAAGTGGTTACCTTGTTGACTTACGAGGATTAATCCCGGTGCCCGGCAACTTTTCCCGGGAAATAAAAAGCGGACTGTTGTCGAATGAAGACAGCAGTCCGCTTTTTTAGTTATTGGCCGAAGTGGGTGGACAATAAAGGATGAGAGTTACTTAATGTGCCGATTTGTCAGCTTCCTGTTCATTGGACAGGCCCAGAACCTCGATCAGCTTGAAGAGCAGGGCGAGAACCATACCGACGATAGTCGCCAGTGCCATTCCCTTCAGTTCTACACCGCCAAGCTTCAGCGAAATGCCGCTGATGCCGACAACCAGGACGAGCGTAGCCAGAATCATGTTGGTGGCTTTGGAGAAATCGACCTTCTGTTCAACGAAGATACGCAGGCCTGATGCCGCAATAACCCCGAACAACAGCAGGGATACACCGCCCATGACCGGCAGAGGAATGTTGGCAATGACCGAGGAGAATGTTCCGGAGAACGACAACACAATGGCGATTACAGCAGCCCCCGCGATAACATATACCGAGTATACCTTGGTCAGAGCCATTACGCCGATATTCTCACCATAAGTGGTATTAGGCGTAGACCCCAGGAATCCAGACAGTACAGTAGAAATCCCGTTTCCCATCAGTGAGCGGTCCAGTCCCGGGTCCTTGGTCAGGTCCTTGCCGACGATATTGCTGGTAACCAGCAAATGGCCGATATGCTCTACAATGACTACAAGTGATACCGGAATGATCGTCAGAATAACCTGCCAGTTGAAGGATGGGGTAATAATAGTGGGATGCGAGAGGAAGCTTGCTTGAGAGATGGCACCAGTATTCACCTCACCCAAGATATAAGCGAGTACATAACCGGTAACGATACCGATGAGGATGTGAATGATTTTGGGGAAGCCGCGGAACAGCACGGAGCCGAGCACGGTAACACCGAGTGTGACGAGCGACAGGGTAATGGCTTTGCCGTCAGGCGTCCATTCAGCGGTAGCTACACCCTCAGGAGCAATGAGTCCGGCCATCCGTGCGGCTACAGGCACAAGCTCAAGTCCGATCGTGGCAACAATTGCTCCCATAACTGCCGGAGGGAACACGACATCAATCCAGCCGGTACCGGCATAACGTACAATTAAGGCCACAAGAATGAATATAACGCCAGTCACGATAAAAGCGCCCAGTGCAAGCGAATATCCGCGCTCATGATCGCCGGCATGCTCTTTGAGCACAAGCAGCACGGGAGAGATGAAGGCAAAGCTTGAACCCAAATAGGCGGGGATTTTGCCGCGGCAGATCAGAATGTAGAGCAAGGTGCCGATACCGTTCATCAGCAGGATCATGCCGGGATCTACCCCGAACAGGTTGGGAACAAGCACGGTGCTGCCGAACATGGCGAACAGATGCTGAAGACTCAGGAGGAAGCCCGGGCCCCAAGGGAGTCTTTCGTTAACTTGAATTTCGCGTTGCAATGGAGTTCACTTCTCTTTCTGATCTAATTTGATTTGACAATTCTTATCTTATAAAAAACCGCCTTTACTAGATTAAATAGATCGGCGGATTTTTACAACAACATTTTTACCCGTGCCACAAAATTGTCTTTTCTTGACCCTTTCCCTGACAGGAATACCACGCTATGGCAAGTGTTGACGGAATCCCTCGTAAGCGTCATAATTATAGACAACTTTAACCTGAGCGTAATGCAGCCGGGAACGCACGGAACCTGCAAATTCTGCATGCTTGCAGGTTCATTTTATTATAGAAGGGAAACGGATACGACGAGAATGGGCATAGAGCAATTAACCGAAAAGGCTGGCGCCTATATAAAAGAAAAAGATCTTCTCCGCATCCGTGAAGCTTATGAATTCGCCGATCAG
The window above is part of the Paenibacillus sp. FSL H8-0048 genome. Proteins encoded here:
- a CDS encoding adenine phosphoribosyltransferase; amino-acid sequence: MDFKNNIRVIPDFPQAGISFKDITTLLKDGAAYRAAIDELKALVAHLEIDVIAGPEARGFVVGAPLAYALGVGFVPIRKSGKLPYETIEVGYDLEYGKDTLAVHTDAIKPGQKVLIADDLLATGGTIATSVNLVEQLGGQVVGAAFLIELTALSGRDKLSDIEVVTLLTYED
- the uraA gene encoding uracil permease, producing MQREIQVNERLPWGPGFLLSLQHLFAMFGSTVLVPNLFGVDPGMILLMNGIGTLLYILICRGKIPAYLGSSFAFISPVLLVLKEHAGDHERGYSLALGAFIVTGVIFILVALIVRYAGTGWIDVVFPPAVMGAIVATIGLELVPVAARMAGLIAPEGVATAEWTPDGKAITLSLVTLGVTVLGSVLFRGFPKIIHILIGIVTGYVLAYILGEVNTGAISQASFLSHPTIITPSFNWQVILTIIPVSLVVIVEHIGHLLVTSNIVGKDLTKDPGLDRSLMGNGISTVLSGFLGSTPNTTYGENIGVMALTKVYSVYVIAGAAVIAIVLSFSGTFSSVIANIPLPVMGGVSLLLFGVIAASGLRIFVEQKVDFSKATNMILATLVLVVGISGISLKLGGVELKGMALATIVGMVLALLFKLIEVLGLSNEQEADKSAH